One Spinacia oleracea cultivar Varoflay chromosome 4, BTI_SOV_V1, whole genome shotgun sequence DNA segment encodes these proteins:
- the LOC110781141 gene encoding protein FAR1-RELATED SEQUENCE 5-like, with the protein MADGFQPPPPLFPPQFQQPTQIFPPQFQPPSFQPRHLQHSPRFLTPPNFQPRHLQHPRFLPPPIFQPRDRHPPPRFQPPARFDNPNQSDLHPPPRFQPPARFDNHNQSDLHPPSRFQPSAQFDNPNQRAFTTLQQVTTETSSGTKENTSETSSATTGETTSAYFSGSKDIWNDLTDDDIRGHLTGYTGTEGKRKENTKNTKKEEATVSSESKQKELSKNPRQQNLTRTGCNASIRLKLQKDGKFIVFHHVIEHNHALTRESLQNFERSQRKIDEEKGKVIEGLTLSGITPADSYRYMCNEAGDARVVGHTLVDHMNFTSRLKMKRLEGKDTQAVVNMLIKRGEEDPTFYFRVKVNEANQVISMFWRDGMMQEDYDVYGDVCVFDTTFRTNKYNLVCAPFVGVNNHWSNVMFGCAFIADEKTHTFVWLLETFLDYMGGKAPITIFTDQDQAMANAIEQVFPNTRHRLCLWHLQKNAVSRFGDLKADNTFKDTFRKCLYRCYNEEEFETTWFDMITKYNLQDHDWFTNLYTIKEKWCTTLNKDFFSAGILSSQRSEITNNAIGFKGNKSTSLTEFFHIFGATMDRWRYQEDQNEYDCGNALPKSDFPMVGMIKHAANVYTLTLFRDFEKEFKYAMGCISNVNYINGNFFGYKVQHESWPEHTAHYVAFDPTTNSIKCTCRNFEESEQYISKRWTKFAKSELWKRMEHREDNGTEKRKITPWRYEMARNLYNLVIKCQGSDATKKVLKEAYAHANESINKVLEKEKAAEKEAAQKAQDDVEAQQTTINIAPSTSSSSSNAPQIIVENPPLVKTKGRSKRKKGYFEIRTSSTAPTEFGTFTPKEQLF; encoded by the exons ATGGCCGACGGCtttcaaccaccaccaccattattTCCGCCACAATTTCAACAACCAACACAGATATTTCCGCCACAATTTCAACCACCGAGTTTTCAACCTCGCCACCTTCAACATTCTCCTCGATTTCTAACACCACCGAATTTTCAACCTCGCCACCTTCAACATCCTCGATTTCTACCACCACCGATTTTTCAACCTCGCGACCGTCATCCTCCTCCTCGTTTTCAACCTCCTGCGCGATTTGATAACCCTAACCAAAGCGACCTTCATCCTCCTCCTCGATTTCAACCTCCTGCCCGTTTTGATAACCATAATCAAAGCGATCTTCATCCTCCTTCTCGATTTCAACCTTCTGCGCAATTTGATAACCCTAATCAAAGGGCTTTTACAACATTGCAGCAAGTAACTACTGAAACAAGTTCTGGAACAAAGGAAAATACATCTGAAACAAGTTCTGCAACAACAGGAGAAACAACATCagcttatttttcag GTTCAAAAGATATTTGGAACGATTTAACAGATGATGATATTAGAGGACATTTGACTGGATATACTGGCACT gaaggaaagagaaaggaaaacacaaagaaCACAAAGAAAGAAGAAGCAACTGTATCAAGTGAGAGCAAACAGAAAGAGCTGTCAAAGAACCCAAGGCAGCAAAACCTTACTAGAACAGGGTGCAACGCATCTATACGATTGAAGTTACAAAAGGATGGAAAGTTTATAGTATTTCATCATGTTATAGAACACAATCATGCCTTAACAAGAGAGTCACTGCAAAACTTTGAAAG ATCACAAAGAAAAATTGATGAAGAAAAGGGAAAAGTAATTGAAGGACTCACACTATCAGGAATAACACCAGCAGATTCCTATAGATATATGTGTAATGAAGCTGGCGACGCAAGGGTGGTTGGACACACATTAGTTGACCACATGAATTTCACAAGTagattgaaaatgaaaagactaGAAGGAAAAGATACACAAGCAGTTGTGAACATGTTAATTAAGAGAGGAGAAGAAGATCCAACATTTTATTTTCGAGTAAAGGTGAACGAGGCAAACCAAGTAATAAGCATGTTTTGGAGGGATGGAATGATGCAAGAAGATTATGACGTATATGGTGATGTCTGTGTCTTTGACACAACTTTCAGAACAAACAAATACAATTTAGTGTGTGCGCCATTTGTAGGTGTCAACAACCATTGGAGTAATGTGATGTTTGGTTGTGCTTTTATTGCTGATGAGAAGACACACACTTTTGTGTGGCTATTGGAAACATTTCTGGACTATATGGGAGGCAAAGCACCTATAACTATCTTTACAGATCAAGATCAAGCAATGGCAAATGCTATTGAACAA GTGTTTCCTAATACCAGACATAGATTATGCTTATGGCACTTACAAAAGAATGCTGTGTCAAGATTTGGAGACTTAAAAGCTGACAATACATTCAAAGACACATTCAGGAAGTGCTTATATCGTTGTTACAATGAAGAAGAATTTGAAACCACTTGGTTTGACATGATTACTAAGTATAACCTTCAAGATCATGATTGGTTTACAAATCTCTAtacaataaaagaaaaatggtgTACAACTTTGAACAAAGATTTTTTCTCAGCTGGAATATTGTCTTCACAAAG GAGTGAGATCACTAACAATGCAATTGGATTTAAAGGGAACAAATCAACTTCACTAACAGAATTCTTTCACATTTTTGGAGCAACAATGGATCGTTGGAGATATCAAGAAGATCAAAATGAATATGATTGTGGAAATGCTTTGCCTAAATCTGATTTTCCAATGGTCGGAATGATAAAACATGCGGCAAATGTTTACACACTTACATTGTTTAGAGATTTTGAAAAAGAATTCAAGTATGCAATGGGTTGCATCTCAAATGTCAACTACATCAATGGAAATTTCTTTGGTTACAAAGTGCAACATGAATCTTGGCCTGAACATACTGCCCATTATGTAGCATTTGATCCAACAACAAATTCCATTAAATGCACTTGTAGGAACTTCGAAGAATCAG AGCAATACATTTCAAAAAGGTGGACAAAGTTTGCAAAAAGTGAATTATGGAAGAGAATGGAACATAGAGAAGATAATGGAACAGAAAAGAGAAAAATTACTCCATGGCGTTATGAGATGGCAAGAAATTTGTACAACTTGGTTATTAAATGTCAAGGGAGTGATGCAACTAAAAAG GTGCTTAAAGAGGCTTATGCTCATGCTAACGAAAGCATAAATAAGGTtctagaaaaagaaaaggcagcAGAAAAAGAGGCAGCACAAAAGGCACAAGACGATGTTGAAGCACAACAAACCACAATCAACATAGCACCgtctacatcatcatcatcatcaaatgcACCACAAATAATAGTTGAAAATCCACCACTAGTGAAGACAAAAGGAagaagtaaaagaaaaaaaggataCTTTGAGATAAGGACATCGTCAACAGCACCTACAGAATTTGGAACTTTTACACCAAAAGAACAACTTTTTTAG
- the LOC110790995 gene encoding GDP-L-galactose phosphorylase 1, which yields MLRIKRVPTIVSNYQKEEGDGSVRIVGGCGRNCLKACCVQGAKLPLYAYKKVNKIGTEKDLVVDEARESPVAFLDSLLLGEWEERMERGLFRYDVTACKTKVIPGDYGFVAQLNEGRHLKKRPTEFRVDKVLQPFDGSKFNFTKVGQEEVLFQFEASEDGEAYFIPGAPIAVENAPSFVAINVSPIEYGHVLLIPRIFECLPQRIDYESFLLALNMAIEAQSPYFRLGYNSLGAFATINHLHFQAYYLAAPFPIEKAPTKKLITTTNGVKIFELLKYPVRGLVFEGGNSLQDLAKEVSDCCIFLQDTNIPYNVLIADSGRRIFILPQCYAEKQALGEVSSELLDTQVNPAVWEISGHIVLKRRKDYDEASELNAWRLLAEVSLSEARFKEVKAMIFEAIATCPIVEDMLLEETTATALREVDSINTAASSMVAGNHECLVRQ from the exons ATGTTGAGGATTAAGAGGGTTCCGACGATTGTTTCGAATTATCAGAAGGAGGAAGGAGATGGGTCTGTGAGGATTGTTGGTGGGTGTGGCCGGAATTGCCTCAAAGCGTGTTGCGTACAAG GTGCAAAATTGCCTTTGTATGCTTACAAGAAAGTCAATAAGATTGGAACTGAGAAGGATTTGGTTGTTGATGAGGCTAGAGAGTCTCCTGTTGCATTCCTGGACTCACTCCTGCTCGGAGAG TGGGAGGAACGCATGGAAAGGGGCCTATTCCGCTATGATGTCACTGCATGTAAAACCAAG GTGATTCCTGGTGATTATGGATTTGTTGCGCAGCTAAACGAGGGCCGTCACCTGAAGAAAAGGCCAACTGAATTCCGAGTGGATAAAGTCCTCCAACCCTTTGATGGCAGCAAATTCAACTTCACTAAAGTTGGGCAGGAAGAGGTACTCTTCCAGTTCGAAGCAAGTGAAGACGGTGAAGCTTACTTCATCCCTGGTGCCCCAATTGCTGTTGAGAATGCACCAAGTTTTGTTGCCATTAAT GTTAGTCCTATTGAATATGGACACGTGCTCTTGATTCCTCGAATATTTGAGTGCCTGCCTCAGAGGATTGACTATGAGAGTTTCTTGCTTGCTCTCAACATGGCTATTGAAGCTCAGAGTCCTTACTTCAGGCTTGGGTACAATAGCTTGGGTGCATTTGCTACCATCAACCACCTCCACTTTCAG GCTTATTACCTAGCTGCCCCATTTCCCATTGAGAAGGCTCCAACCAAGAAACTTATCACCACCACAAATGGGGTCAAGATATTTGAGCTCCTGAAATATCCAGTCAGGGGTCTTGTTTTCGAAGGCGGAAATTCTTTGCAAGATTTAGCCAAGGAGGTCTCAGACTGCTGCATTTTCCTTCAGGACACTAACATCCCTTACAATGTGCTGATAGCTGATTCTGGAAGACGGATCTTCATTCTCCCACAG TGCTATGCTGAGAAACAGGCCCTAGGTGAGGTAAGTTCGGAGCTACTCGACACCCAAGTCAACCCAGCGGTGTGGGAGATCAGCGGCCATATTGTATTAAAGAGGAGAAAGGACTATGATGAGGCATCTGAGTTGAATGCTTGGAGGCTCCTTGCTGAGGTGTCACTGTCTGAAGCAAGGTTCAAAGAAGTGAAAGCCATGATATTTGAAGCCATTGCCACCTGTCCTATTGTTGAAGACATGCTTCTTGAGGAGACTACTGCAACTGCTCTCAGAGAAGTGGACTCCATTAACACAGCTGCTTCTTCTATGGTGGCCGGAAATCATGAATGTTTGGTTCGTCAGTGA